The Alphaproteobacteria bacterium genome contains a region encoding:
- a CDS encoding tripartite tricarboxylate transporter substrate binding protein, with translation MRGLRIAAALIAALASASANAQTYPDRPVKIVLPFGAGGVADVSSRIIADKLGDRLGQRFVIENMPGAGGISAAKAVLGAPPDGYTLGLVTNGTAISAAIFNKLPFDPVNEFDMISTLGTFDLVFAVNAASPYTTLADFVKAAKAAPGKLNVGTVNVGGTQNLGAELLKTTAGIEVQIVPFRNSPDIVVGLLRDDVQMMVDFPPAVKGQVDDGKLRLLATSGPKRSAFMPNLVTVAEAGVQNFEVTSWNGVFAPRGTPPGVVATINATLKDVLALPDVKQRLLELGIEARPSTPDELMTLFKADVKKWDDVIVKAGIEKK, from the coding sequence ATGAGAGGATTACGGATCGCGGCGGCGCTTATCGCCGCGCTCGCGTCGGCGTCAGCGAACGCGCAGACCTACCCGGACCGCCCAGTGAAGATCGTGCTGCCGTTCGGCGCGGGCGGCGTCGCGGATGTGTCCTCACGCATCATCGCCGACAAGCTCGGCGACCGGCTCGGCCAGCGCTTCGTGATCGAGAACATGCCGGGTGCGGGCGGCATTTCCGCCGCCAAGGCGGTGCTCGGAGCGCCGCCGGATGGCTACACGCTCGGTCTCGTCACCAACGGCACCGCGATCAGCGCCGCAATCTTCAACAAGCTGCCGTTCGATCCGGTGAACGAGTTCGACATGATCTCGACGCTTGGTACGTTCGATCTCGTGTTCGCCGTCAACGCGGCGTCGCCCTACACGACACTCGCCGACTTCGTTAAGGCCGCGAAGGCCGCGCCCGGCAAGCTCAACGTCGGCACCGTCAATGTCGGCGGCACGCAGAACCTCGGCGCGGAGCTGCTCAAGACCACAGCGGGTATCGAGGTGCAGATCGTGCCGTTCCGCAATTCGCCCGACATCGTGGTCGGCTTGCTGCGCGACGATGTGCAGATGATGGTGGACTTTCCGCCCGCCGTGAAAGGGCAGGTCGACGACGGCAAGCTGCGGCTGCTCGCGACCTCCGGGCCGAAGCGCTCCGCCTTCATGCCGAACCTCGTGACGGTCGCGGAGGCCGGCGTGCAGAACTTTGAGGTGACCTCGTGGAATGGCGTGTTCGCGCCGCGTGGCACGCCGCCGGGTGTCGTCGCGACGATCAATGCAACGCTCAAGGACGTGCTGGCGCTGCCCGACGTGAAGCAGCGCCTGCTCGAGTTGGGCATCGAGGCGCGGCCGAGCACGCCTGACGAGCTGATGACGCTGTTCAAGGCCGACGTGAAGAAGTGGGACGACGTGATCGTCAAGGCCGGCATCGAGAAGAAGTAA
- a CDS encoding amidohydrolase family protein — MIIDSQVHAYEANTEKRPWATVPNWPPHVTGDEMVAAMDKVGVDGAIFISAFSMYRYDDSYAKEVQRAHPGRMAIVKPVDPDNAGVADVVADWKKTPGAVGIRIMYTAEHKRAPDDPGFDRIARAAVKYDLPVNLLCWANLDNGTALINRHPDTRFIIDHLAILQPRTPPAPDKPWADLPKVVELAKRKNVVIKVSGACTLAKEPYPYNDIWDPLARIFDAWSFERCLWGTDWTRAFAVVNYEQGVKPFLETKRLSDSERAMLMGGACAKAYRWEPKKS, encoded by the coding sequence ATGATCATCGACTCCCAGGTCCACGCCTATGAGGCGAATACGGAAAAGCGCCCGTGGGCGACCGTGCCGAACTGGCCGCCGCATGTCACCGGCGACGAGATGGTGGCGGCGATGGACAAGGTCGGCGTCGACGGCGCGATCTTCATCTCGGCGTTTTCGATGTACCGCTATGACGACAGCTACGCCAAGGAGGTGCAGCGCGCGCATCCCGGCCGCATGGCGATCGTCAAGCCGGTCGATCCGGACAACGCGGGCGTGGCTGACGTGGTCGCAGACTGGAAGAAGACGCCGGGCGCGGTCGGCATCCGCATCATGTACACGGCGGAGCACAAGCGCGCGCCGGACGATCCGGGTTTCGACCGCATCGCGCGCGCGGCCGTCAAGTACGACCTGCCGGTCAATCTCTTGTGCTGGGCGAACCTCGACAACGGCACCGCGCTGATCAACCGCCATCCCGACACGCGCTTCATCATCGATCATCTCGCCATCCTGCAGCCGCGCACGCCGCCCGCGCCGGACAAGCCCTGGGCCGATCTGCCCAAGGTGGTCGAGCTTGCGAAGCGCAAGAACGTGGTGATCAAGGTGAGCGGCGCCTGCACGCTCGCCAAGGAGCCCTATCCCTACAACGACATCTGGGATCCGCTGGCGCGCATCTTCGATGCCTGGAGCTTCGAGCGCTGTCTCTGGGGCACGGACTGGACGCGCGCGTTTGCCGTCGTGAACTACGAGCAGGGCGTGAAGCCGTTCCTGGAGACGAAGCGGCTTTCCGATAGCGAGCGCGCCATGCTGATGGGCGGCGCCTGCGCGAAGGCGTATCGCTGGGAGCCGAAGAAGAGCTAG
- a CDS encoding DUF2278 family protein, which yields MPLSNGYGFVVGTKARYFRDDPDHFGRFYHGNLIVGTPQGEYHCAIDVDPKNTPDGIEWRVVALSAGDMAQFSQLPDGLHPLASNATSGAMDYIRSRMLHPPIGITHARHGGLLARVLDLVNWNPPWNHGTGMDALTDLEAVLADAARCFVFGEPFTTHGQGVHNVHQNQGDPPGEHATENAIWQDGITIIQSTSGTFTAFLNKFKTQSYQTDDNGHPI from the coding sequence ATGCCGCTCAGCAACGGTTACGGTTTCGTCGTCGGCACGAAGGCGCGGTACTTTCGCGACGATCCGGATCATTTCGGCCGGTTCTATCACGGCAACCTGATCGTCGGCACGCCGCAAGGCGAATACCATTGTGCGATCGACGTCGACCCCAAGAACACGCCGGACGGCATCGAGTGGCGCGTGGTCGCGTTGAGCGCCGGCGACATGGCGCAGTTCAGTCAATTGCCGGACGGGCTCCATCCGCTCGCGTCGAACGCGACCTCCGGCGCGATGGACTACATCCGCTCGCGGATGCTGCATCCGCCGATCGGGATCACACACGCGCGCCACGGTGGTTTGCTCGCGAGGGTTCTCGACCTCGTCAACTGGAATCCGCCCTGGAATCACGGCACCGGCATGGATGCGTTGACCGATCTCGAAGCGGTCCTCGCCGATGCGGCGCGCTGCTTCGTTTTCGGCGAGCCCTTCACCACCCACGGTCAAGGCGTTCACAACGTCCACCAAAATCAGGGCGATCCTCCCGGGGAGCACGCAACCGAGAACGCGATCTGGCAGGACGGCATCACCATCATCCAGAGCACGTCGGGCACATTCACCGCGTTTCTGAACAAGTTCAAAACGCAGTCCTACCAGACCGACGACAACGGTCATCCCATCTAG
- a CDS encoding complex I NDUFA9 subunit family protein — MTEIPTETLVTVFGGSGFLGRHVVRALAREGYRIRNAVRRPDLAGHLQPMGRVGQIHSVQANLRYPASVQAALAGADVAINLVGILFERGKQRFEAVQAQGAACVAQAAAAAGARLIHVSALGADADSPALYGRTKAAGEAAVLAAAPEATIFRPSIVFGPEDDFFNRFGAMARMSPVLPLVGGGETKFQPVFVGDVAQAIAKAAGGHAKGGTTYELGGPEVRSFKALMVYVLAVTERRRVLMPLPFGIAKLQAFFLQFMPTPLLTPDQVELLRADNVVSAAATSEGRTLQGLGIEPAAMEAIVPSYLWRFRKTGQFRAQGA, encoded by the coding sequence ATGACCGAAATCCCCACCGAAACGCTGGTCACGGTGTTCGGCGGCTCGGGCTTCCTCGGCCGCCATGTGGTGCGCGCGCTCGCGCGCGAGGGCTACCGCATCCGCAACGCGGTGCGCCGGCCGGACTTGGCCGGCCACCTGCAGCCGATGGGGCGCGTCGGGCAGATCCATTCGGTGCAGGCGAACCTGCGCTATCCGGCTTCCGTTCAGGCGGCGCTAGCCGGCGCGGATGTCGCGATCAACCTCGTCGGCATCCTGTTCGAGCGCGGCAAGCAGCGCTTCGAGGCGGTGCAGGCGCAGGGCGCGGCGTGCGTCGCGCAGGCCGCGGCTGCGGCCGGCGCGCGGCTGATCCATGTCTCGGCGCTCGGGGCGGACGCGGACTCGCCCGCGCTCTACGGGCGCACCAAGGCGGCGGGCGAGGCGGCCGTGCTCGCGGCGGCGCCGGAAGCGACGATCTTCCGCCCGTCGATCGTGTTCGGGCCGGAGGACGATTTCTTCAACCGCTTCGGCGCGATGGCGCGGATGTCGCCGGTGCTGCCGCTGGTCGGCGGCGGCGAGACGAAATTCCAGCCGGTGTTCGTCGGCGACGTCGCGCAGGCGATCGCCAAGGCGGCCGGCGGCCACGCCAAGGGCGGCACGACCTATGAGCTGGGCGGGCCGGAGGTGCGCAGCTTCAAGGCGCTGATGGTCTACGTGCTCGCCGTGACCGAGCGGCGCCGCGTGCTGATGCCGCTGCCGTTCGGGATCGCGAAGCTGCAGGCGTTCTTCCTCCAGTTCATGCCGACGCCGCTGCTCACGCCGGACCAGGTCGAGCTGCTGCGGGCGGACAACGTAGTGTCGGCAGCAGCGACCAGCGAAGGCCGTACGCTGCAAGGGCTCGGCATCGAGCCGGCCGCCATGGAAGCGATCGTGCCGAGTTACCTTTGGCGCTTCCGCAAGACCGGGCAGTTCCGCGCGCAGGGGGCGTGA
- a CDS encoding undecaprenyl-diphosphate phosphatase, which yields MLFDVFKAILLGVVEGLTEFLPVSSTGHLLLVDHFFGPEPDKQAFWDSFNVLIQFGAILALLSIYFTRIWKIATGMFTNPDDRRFVIGLLIAFLPAAVIGALLHGFIKGVLFNVWIVCISLIVGGAVLIWVERLPLRPRFHDATTFPLPTYLVIGFCQCLAMIPGVSRSGATIVSAMLLGADRRSAAEFSFYLAMPTMAGAFAYELYKSWHQISAASPTLVAIGFVVSFISAWIVVKTFLDYVSSHGFGVFGWWRIIVGAVGLIALGLFR from the coding sequence ATGCTGTTCGATGTCTTCAAGGCGATTTTGCTTGGCGTGGTCGAGGGGCTCACCGAATTCCTGCCGGTCTCGTCGACCGGGCATCTTTTGCTGGTCGACCATTTCTTCGGACCAGAGCCCGACAAGCAGGCCTTCTGGGACAGCTTCAACGTGCTGATCCAGTTCGGCGCGATCCTCGCGCTCCTGTCGATCTACTTCACGCGGATCTGGAAGATCGCCACCGGCATGTTCACCAATCCGGACGACCGGCGCTTCGTGATCGGGCTTTTGATCGCGTTTCTCCCGGCCGCGGTGATCGGCGCGCTTCTCCACGGCTTCATCAAGGGCGTGCTGTTCAATGTGTGGATCGTCTGCATCTCGCTGATCGTCGGCGGCGCGGTGCTGATCTGGGTCGAGCGGCTTCCATTGCGCCCGCGCTTTCACGACGCCACGACCTTTCCGCTTCCGACCTATCTGGTGATCGGTTTTTGCCAGTGCCTCGCGATGATCCCGGGCGTGTCGCGCTCCGGCGCGACCATCGTCTCGGCGATGCTGCTCGGCGCGGACCGCCGCTCGGCCGCCGAGTTCTCGTTCTATCTCGCGATGCCGACGATGGCCGGTGCGTTCGCCTACGAGCTTTACAAGAGCTGGCACCAGATCAGCGCCGCGAGCCCGACGCTGGTGGCGATCGGCTTCGTGGTTTCGTTCATCTCGGCATGGATCGTGGTGAAGACGTTCCTCGATTACGTCTCGAGCCATGGCTTCGGCGTGTTCGGCTGGTGGCGCATCATTGTCGGCGCCGTCGGGCTGATTGCGCTGGGGTTGTTCCGCTAG
- a CDS encoding glutathione S-transferase family protein, with translation MITLFHHPFCPHSRFVRLALAELGVAPRLVEERVWERREEFLALNPEATTPVLIEEGRPAVPGAAIIAEYLDETHGADAGDRRLLPADPFARVEVRRLTRWFNDKMFAEVTTFLVTERIYKQTMRGDQGGGSPDTSAIRAARHNIRYHLAYIGWLARQRTWLAGERMSYADLAAAVHLSVADYLGDVPWNEDEAARTWYARVKSRPSFRPLLAETVPGIPASATYADLDF, from the coding sequence ATGATCACCCTCTTCCATCATCCGTTTTGTCCGCATTCGCGCTTCGTGCGTCTGGCACTGGCCGAGCTCGGCGTCGCGCCGCGCCTCGTCGAGGAACGCGTGTGGGAGCGGCGCGAGGAGTTTCTCGCGCTCAACCCCGAAGCCACCACGCCCGTGCTGATCGAGGAAGGCCGTCCGGCGGTGCCCGGCGCCGCGATCATCGCCGAGTATCTCGACGAGACCCACGGCGCCGACGCGGGCGACCGCCGGCTGCTGCCGGCCGATCCGTTCGCGCGGGTCGAGGTGCGGCGGCTTACCCGCTGGTTCAACGACAAAATGTTTGCCGAGGTGACGACATTTCTCGTCACCGAACGCATCTACAAGCAGACGATGCGCGGCGATCAGGGCGGCGGCTCGCCGGACACCAGCGCGATCCGTGCGGCGCGCCACAACATCCGCTATCATCTCGCCTACATCGGCTGGCTCGCGCGCCAGCGCACGTGGCTCGCGGGCGAGCGGATGAGCTATGCGGATCTCGCCGCGGCCGTGCATCTGTCGGTCGCGGACTACCTGGGCGATGTGCCGTGGAACGAGGACGAGGCAGCAAGGACCTGGTACGCGCGCGTGAAGTCGCGCCCGTCGTTCCGTCCGCTGCTGGCCGAAACGGTTCCGGGCATTCCGGCGTCGGCGACCTACGCGGACCTCGATTTCTGA
- the queG gene encoding tRNA epoxyqueuosine(34) reductase QueG, whose product MTDLKPALIKQARAQGFDAVGVTRADANPQAKAWFNEFIANGAHGDMEWLAGTAARRTDPHVFWPDARSVIMLGLNYGPGHDPLAILQARDRGAISVYAQGDDYHEIIKAKLKAIARWLVGQAGGDVKVFVDTAAVMEKPLAAAAGLGWQGKHTNLVSRQHGSWLFLGAIFTTIALEPDAAEIDHCGSCRACLDVCPTKAFPAPYRLDARRCISYLTIEHKGPIPRELRAAMGNRIYGCDDCLAVCPWNKFAQAGREAKLAAREALSAPKLGELARLDDAAFRALFSKSPVKRTGRDRFVRNVLIAIGNSRDRALAVEAERLLDDASPLVRGAAVWALRRLDPRRLAALAVKRASEMDESVREEWVAA is encoded by the coding sequence CTGACCGACCTCAAGCCGGCGTTAATTAAGCAAGCGCGGGCGCAGGGCTTCGATGCCGTCGGCGTCACGCGCGCCGACGCAAACCCGCAGGCGAAGGCCTGGTTCAACGAGTTCATCGCGAACGGCGCGCATGGCGACATGGAGTGGCTCGCCGGAACTGCGGCGCGGCGCACCGACCCGCATGTCTTCTGGCCGGACGCGCGCTCGGTCATCATGCTGGGCTTGAACTACGGCCCCGGTCACGATCCGCTCGCGATCTTGCAGGCGCGTGATCGCGGTGCGATCTCGGTCTACGCGCAGGGCGACGACTATCACGAGATCATCAAGGCGAAGCTGAAAGCGATCGCGCGCTGGCTTGTGGGACAAGCGGGTGGCGACGTGAAGGTGTTCGTCGATACCGCGGCCGTGATGGAAAAGCCGCTCGCAGCCGCCGCCGGCCTCGGCTGGCAAGGCAAGCACACGAATCTGGTCTCGCGGCAGCACGGCTCGTGGCTGTTCCTCGGCGCGATTTTCACGACGATCGCGCTCGAGCCCGATGCGGCCGAGATCGACCATTGCGGCTCGTGCCGGGCGTGTCTCGACGTGTGCCCCACCAAGGCTTTCCCCGCGCCCTACCGGCTCGATGCGCGACGCTGCATCTCGTACCTCACCATCGAGCACAAGGGCCCGATCCCCCGCGAGCTGCGCGCCGCGATGGGCAACCGCATCTATGGCTGTGACGACTGCCTCGCCGTCTGCCCCTGGAACAAGTTCGCGCAGGCCGGACGCGAGGCGAAGCTGGCAGCGCGCGAGGCGCTGAGCGCGCCGAAACTCGGCGAACTTGCGCGGCTCGACGATGCGGCGTTCCGGGCGCTGTTTTCGAAATCGCCGGTGAAGCGCACCGGGCGCGATCGCTTCGTGCGCAATGTCCTGATCGCAATTGGCAACAGCAGGGACCGTGCGCTCGCGGTGGAAGCCGAACGGCTGCTTGACGATGCCTCTCCGCTGGTGCGCGGCGCGGCGGTCTGGGCGCTGCGACGGCTCGATCCGAGAAGGCTGGCGGCTTTGGCCGTCAAGCGCGCGAGCGAGATGGACGAGTCCGTGCGCGAAGAATGGGTCGCGGCCTAG
- a CDS encoding SDR family oxidoreductase — translation MPTLFCFGLGYSASQFIHEFGGRFDRIAGTVTTREKAAAIAAAGIGGHKVEAFVFDGTDVAPEVTAALTDAAALLVSVPPGEDGDPVLAHFAGAIAGAPQLQSIVYLSTVGVYGDHGGVWVDETILATPISERSRARLAAEEKWHALGARAGKPVATLRLSGIYGPGQNALIQVARGSAKRIDKPGQVFNRIQVEDIAQAIDASITQRADGIFNVTDDEPTPQGVPLAFAAELLGVAPPPEISFAVAAKAMSPMALSFYGESKRVRNDKLKRELGVRLRYPSYSEGLRALFESGEGSEPR, via the coding sequence ATGCCCACGCTGTTCTGCTTCGGGCTCGGCTATTCGGCCTCGCAGTTCATCCACGAGTTCGGCGGACGTTTCGACCGGATCGCCGGAACGGTGACGACCCGCGAGAAGGCTGCGGCGATTGCCGCGGCGGGCATCGGTGGGCACAAGGTCGAAGCATTCGTGTTCGACGGCACGGACGTCGCGCCGGAGGTCACCGCCGCGCTGACGGATGCGGCTGCGCTGCTCGTCTCGGTGCCGCCCGGCGAGGATGGCGATCCGGTGCTCGCGCACTTCGCGGGTGCAATCGCCGGCGCGCCGCAACTTCAATCCATTGTCTATCTCTCGACGGTCGGCGTCTACGGCGATCACGGCGGCGTGTGGGTCGATGAGACGATACTCGCCACGCCGATCTCGGAGCGTAGCCGCGCGCGGCTCGCCGCGGAAGAAAAATGGCATGCGCTCGGGGCACGCGCCGGTAAACCTGTCGCAACCTTGAGACTCTCAGGAATTTACGGGCCCGGCCAGAACGCGCTGATTCAAGTGGCGCGCGGTAGCGCGAAGCGCATCGACAAGCCAGGCCAGGTATTCAACCGCATCCAAGTCGAGGACATCGCGCAGGCGATCGATGCTTCCATCACGCAGCGTGCCGACGGCATCTTCAATGTGACCGACGATGAGCCGACCCCGCAGGGCGTGCCGCTCGCATTCGCGGCGGAGTTGCTCGGTGTCGCGCCGCCGCCTGAGATCTCGTTTGCCGTAGCTGCAAAGGCGATGTCGCCGATGGCGCTCTCGTTTTATGGCGAAAGCAAGCGTGTGCGGAACGACAAGCTGAAGCGTGAACTCGGCGTGCGGTTACGTTATCCCAGCTATAGCGAAGGATTGCGCGCGCTGTTCGAGAGCGGCGAGGGATCAGAACCGCGATGA
- a CDS encoding nucleoside deaminase, which produces MMARCIELSKTAKQVGEFPFACVIAKDGKVVVETMNRVARDGDVTRHAEIVAIGMAQKALGTKDLSGCTLYTNVEPCVMCSFPMRETRISRVVYSIGSRLMGGDSKWDILADPELSKVMPEAFGEAPEIVRGYMRPEAEKAWRAWNPLIWGVIRYRGCFGPPPKAEPVTPAAPRRRSILQKLFAPHG; this is translated from the coding sequence ATGATGGCGCGCTGCATCGAGCTTTCCAAAACCGCCAAACAGGTGGGCGAGTTCCCGTTTGCCTGCGTGATCGCCAAGGACGGCAAGGTCGTGGTCGAGACGATGAACCGCGTTGCGCGCGACGGGGACGTGACGCGTCACGCCGAGATCGTCGCGATCGGCATGGCACAGAAGGCGCTCGGCACCAAGGATCTCTCGGGCTGCACGCTCTATACGAACGTTGAGCCGTGCGTGATGTGCTCGTTCCCGATGCGTGAGACGCGCATTTCCCGCGTGGTCTATTCGATCGGATCGCGCCTGATGGGCGGCGACTCCAAATGGGACATCCTCGCCGATCCCGAACTGTCGAAGGTGATGCCCGAAGCGTTCGGCGAAGCGCCCGAGATCGTGCGCGGCTATATGCGGCCCGAGGCCGAGAAAGCATGGCGTGCCTGGAACCCGCTGATCTGGGGGGTCATCCGCTATCGCGGCTGTTTCGGTCCGCCGCCCAAGGCGGAGCCGGTCACCCCCGCCGCGCCGCGCCGCCGCAGCATCCTGCAAAAGCTGTTCGCGCCGCACGGCTGA
- a CDS encoding glycosyltransferase, with the protein MAVADLERPKAIRGLPGATVLHILPALVETPAARAAVDTAVALLRSGARVLVAAEDGPLNSELQGLGGEWVRLATESANPIATSRNARTLANLIATERVDLVHAVGVGASRSAAALKKRAGVWLVHTYDTNDMNRPHRDRSYARALGAGDRVIVPSQYVAGQVAARHQVPREKLAVIPRRIDGQRFDPPSISPERAMVLRRGWKIARGQRVVLMPGRIDPAKGQLTLVEAARVLTNGGLRGVVFVLAGDNRQHFDYAKKIAAQAEAHGVAHLIRQIGVCPDMAGAYLATDLVAIPQIEPPAFPLAAAEAMAMARPVIATNVGALPELVLAPPNVLESARTGWLAEPDDPVSLARAMAEALAAEASAYAAIGTRARRLANQFFTPARTAAAALDLYANLFEGRG; encoded by the coding sequence ATGGCGGTAGCCGATCTCGAACGGCCGAAGGCCATCCGCGGCCTGCCGGGCGCAACGGTCCTGCATATCCTGCCGGCGCTGGTCGAGACGCCCGCCGCACGCGCCGCCGTCGACACCGCGGTCGCGCTGCTACGTTCCGGCGCGCGCGTGCTCGTCGCGGCCGAGGACGGCCCACTCAACAGCGAGCTCCAGGGGCTCGGCGGCGAGTGGGTGCGGCTTGCTACCGAGAGCGCCAATCCGATCGCGACATCGCGTAACGCGCGCACGCTCGCCAATCTCATCGCGACCGAGCGCGTCGATCTCGTGCACGCGGTCGGCGTCGGCGCTTCGCGCAGCGCGGCCGCGCTGAAGAAGCGCGCCGGTGTCTGGCTGGTGCACACCTACGACACGAACGACATGAACCGCCCGCATCGCGATCGCTCCTACGCGCGCGCACTTGGCGCCGGCGATCGCGTCATCGTACCGTCGCAATACGTCGCCGGGCAGGTCGCCGCACGCCATCAGGTGCCGCGTGAAAAACTCGCCGTCATCCCGCGGCGCATCGACGGTCAGCGCTTCGATCCGCCGTCGATCAGTCCGGAGCGCGCGATGGTGCTGCGCCGTGGCTGGAAGATCGCGCGCGGCCAGCGCGTGGTGCTGATGCCGGGGCGCATCGATCCCGCCAAGGGCCAGCTCACGCTGGTCGAGGCCGCGCGCGTGCTCACCAATGGCGGTCTGCGCGGCGTCGTGTTCGTGCTCGCGGGCGATAACCGGCAACACTTCGACTACGCGAAGAAGATCGCCGCGCAGGCCGAGGCGCACGGCGTGGCGCACCTGATCCGTCAGATCGGCGTCTGTCCCGACATGGCGGGCGCGTACCTTGCTACCGATCTCGTTGCGATTCCGCAGATCGAACCGCCGGCTTTTCCACTCGCCGCTGCGGAAGCGATGGCGATGGCGCGTCCCGTGATCGCCACCAATGTCGGTGCGTTACCCGAACTCGTGCTCGCGCCGCCGAACGTGCTGGAATCCGCGCGCACCGGCTGGCTCGCGGAACCCGACGATCCGGTGAGTCTCGCACGCGCGATGGCCGAAGCGCTCGCTGCCGAAGCGTCAGCCTATGCGGCGATCGGAACACGCGCACGCCGCCTTGCCAATCAGTTTTTCACGCCGGCGCGTACCGCCGCGGCGGCGCTCGATCTTTACGCGAACCTGTTCGAAGGGCGCGGCTGA
- a CDS encoding glycosyltransferase family 4 protein — translation MNSRAAARRPLDPDADIEISVASPRAVGEVVTFSRPLTVLVLAPTLHAGAADAGAVDLVRILRGVGHSVIVASNGGRLEDDVTDAGAEFIRLDVADFNPIFIARAALALRGIVRRRRCDVIHAHGRAAAWAGLLVSHATGVPLVTTWHKGYREQNVFKRLYNSAMVRGARVIAVSDQIAELITERYRTPSEQIRVVPAAIDMARFDPALVSEDRLDTIRRSWGVAPDTKVILVVGRMLRRKGHHVVVKAVHRLKERGLKDFVCVFAGEDQGRTRYTGELWDLVTETGTSEVVRLTGAVDDDMPAAYAAATVVVSASVQPEGLQRAILEAQAMARPVVVSDLAAGPDAVLAPPAVADDRMTGLRVPAGDESALAAALIRLFSLSDAGRAAMGARGRAWVAEHFDAASIARATLALYADVTRVRPV, via the coding sequence GTGAATTCGCGAGCTGCTGCGCGCCGTCCGCTCGACCCAGACGCGGATATTGAAATTTCTGTCGCATCACCAAGAGCCGTTGGCGAAGTCGTCACGTTTTCGCGGCCGTTGACCGTGCTGGTGCTCGCGCCGACGCTGCATGCGGGCGCGGCGGACGCCGGCGCGGTCGATCTCGTGCGCATTCTGCGCGGCGTCGGCCATAGCGTGATCGTCGCGTCGAACGGCGGCAGGCTGGAAGACGACGTCACCGACGCGGGCGCTGAATTCATCCGGCTCGACGTCGCCGATTTCAATCCGATCTTCATCGCGCGCGCGGCCCTGGCGCTCCGAGGCATCGTGCGCCGTCGTCGCTGCGACGTCATCCACGCTCACGGCCGCGCCGCGGCCTGGGCCGGGCTTCTCGTGTCGCACGCGACCGGCGTGCCACTGGTCACCACCTGGCACAAAGGCTATCGCGAGCAGAATGTCTTCAAGCGGCTCTATAACAGCGCGATGGTGCGCGGCGCGCGGGTCATCGCCGTGTCGGACCAGATCGCCGAGCTGATCACCGAGCGCTATCGCACGCCATCGGAACAGATCCGCGTGGTGCCGGCGGCGATCGACATGGCGCGTTTCGACCCGGCGCTGGTCTCGGAAGATCGTCTCGACACGATCCGCCGATCGTGGGGCGTCGCGCCCGACACCAAGGTCATCCTGGTGGTCGGCCGCATGCTGCGCCGCAAGGGCCACCATGTGGTGGTGAAGGCCGTGCACCGGCTCAAGGAGCGCGGCCTGAAGGATTTCGTCTGCGTGTTCGCGGGCGAGGACCAGGGACGCACCCGCTACACCGGCGAACTCTGGGATCTGGTGACCGAGACCGGAACCAGCGAAGTGGTGCGGCTCACCGGCGCGGTCGACGACGACATGCCGGCGGCCTATGCGGCCGCAACCGTCGTGGTCTCGGCCTCGGTGCAGCCCGAGGGATTGCAGCGCGCGATCCTCGAGGCGCAAGCCATGGCGCGCCCTGTCGTCGTCTCCGACCTCGCGGCAGGACCCGACGCCGTGCTCGCGCCGCCTGCCGTCGCGGATGATCGCATGACGGGTTTAAGGGTTCCGGCCGGGGACGAGAGCGCGCTGGCCGCGGCCCTCATCCGCTTGTTTTCATTGAGCGATGCGGGCCGCGCCGCGATGGGCGCGCGGGGGCGCGCCTGGGTTGCCGAGCACTTCGACGCGGCCAGCATCGCGCGTGCGACGCTGGCGCTTTACGCCGACGTGACGCGCGTCCGCCCCGTTTGA
- the infC gene encoding translation initiation factor IF-3 has translation MRRPMRAQEPARKDGPRINEEIRVREVHLIMQDGANKGTVPIAAALAAAQEAGLDLVEISPNAAPPIVKILDYGKYKYQEQKKAAEARKKQKVVEVKELKYRPMIDDHDYDVKMRAMARFFEEGDKVKITLRFRGREMAHQELGTQLLARVKEDTAKMAKVEMEPRFEGRQMIMILAPR, from the coding sequence ATTCGTCGCCCGATGAGAGCCCAGGAGCCGGCCCGCAAAGATGGGCCGCGCATTAACGAGGAGATTCGCGTCCGCGAAGTCCATCTGATCATGCAAGACGGCGCCAACAAAGGCACCGTTCCGATTGCCGCCGCATTGGCTGCAGCCCAGGAGGCCGGCCTCGACCTCGTCGAGATCTCGCCCAATGCGGCGCCGCCTATCGTAAAAATCCTCGACTACGGCAAATACAAATACCAAGAGCAGAAGAAGGCCGCCGAGGCGCGCAAGAAGCAGAAGGTCGTCGAGGTCAAGGAGCTGAAGTACCGGCCCATGATCGACGATCACGATTACGACGTGAAGATGCGCGCGATGGCCCGCTTCTTCGAGGAAGGCGACAAGGTGAAAATCACCCTGCGCTTCCGCGGCCGCGAGATGGCGCATCAGGAGCTCGGCACGCAGCTTCTCGCGCGCGTCAAGGAAGACACCGCCAAGATGGCGAAGGTCGAGATGGAGCCGCGCTTCGAAGGCCGCCAGATGATCATGATCCTGGCGCCGAGATAG